In Acidobacteriota bacterium, a single genomic region encodes these proteins:
- a CDS encoding LuxR C-terminal-related transcriptional regulator, which yields MARKTPRGKSGKGAQGAAENVHRMPSSGRRRTTPAEDPLAFPNVPTIVTNASRAAVAVSSDNVIEHWNDAAIELFGFTADEAIGRNLQTVIQARDVFGNRLANDHGAFHEMVRIGESPQSFELAIITATGKMIRVAVSVVVVLGPQPAEYSLIYLMTPMHRRRRADEAIDRILAQVNLPGVTTPGAPIATGANQRGTIKKPHLTRRQLEVLLLLAEGKRSSEIAAELNISVHTVRTHIQGILRTLGAANRLEAVSRALHERII from the coding sequence GTGGCCAGGAAGACCCCGAGAGGAAAATCTGGAAAGGGCGCGCAGGGAGCGGCCGAGAACGTTCACCGGATGCCGTCAAGCGGCCGCCGGAGAACCACCCCCGCCGAGGACCCCCTCGCATTTCCGAATGTCCCGACGATCGTTACCAACGCGAGCCGCGCAGCAGTCGCGGTCAGCAGCGATAATGTGATCGAACACTGGAATGACGCCGCCATCGAGCTCTTCGGCTTCACTGCCGACGAGGCCATCGGTCGCAATCTGCAGACGGTCATTCAGGCCCGCGACGTGTTTGGAAACCGGCTGGCGAACGATCATGGCGCTTTCCACGAAATGGTCCGCATCGGCGAATCTCCGCAGAGCTTCGAGCTCGCGATCATCACCGCCACCGGCAAGATGATCCGGGTCGCGGTCTCCGTCGTCGTGGTCCTCGGCCCTCAGCCTGCTGAGTATTCCCTGATCTATCTCATGACGCCGATGCATCGAAGGCGGCGAGCTGACGAGGCCATCGACCGGATCCTCGCCCAGGTCAACCTGCCAGGTGTGACCACGCCTGGTGCGCCGATCGCGACCGGGGCCAACCAGCGCGGCACCATCAAAAAGCCCCATCTCACGCGCAGGCAACTCGAGGTGTTGTTGCTGCTTGCCGAGGGAAAACGATCGAGCGAGATCGCGGCCGAGCTCAACATCAGCGTGCACACGGTGCGGACCCACATCCAAGGGATCCTCCGAACACTCGGTGCGGCAAACCGCCTCGAGGCCGTTTCGCGCGCCCTTCACGAGCGGATCATCTGA